The Struthio camelus isolate bStrCam1 chromosome 15, bStrCam1.hap1, whole genome shotgun sequence nucleotide sequence GAGGCTGTAGCAGGGATTTGGAACCCAGTTCTGTAGCCTTAGCTGCCTTTGAAACCCAGTTCTGTAGCCTTAGCTGCCTTTGACTTAAAGACAAGAGTTGAGGGAAAATGGGCTGTTTGGACTCTGTGCTCCTCTATGTAAATTGTAAGAGGTAGGACTTGTTTTAATGTGTACTTGCTCATAATGAGCTGTAAGCGTTACAGCTGAGCATGTACTTGGGGTAATCCTTGGTGAGAGCCTGATGAATTGTGGTTTTGAGAGAATGCTCCAGTACAGTGCAGCCACTattgaaagcttttcttttacttttaggCCTTTGTTGCCATTGGAGACTACAATGGCCATGTTGGTCTCGGTGTCAAATGCTCCAAAGAAGTTGCCACTGCTATTCGTGGGGCAATCATTTTGGCTAAATTGTCCATTGTACCAGTACGGCGAGGCTACTGGGGGAACAAGATTGGCAAGCCCCATACTGTACCTTGCAAGGTAAGAATGACTTGCTGTGGTGTGCTCCACTGATTCAACCTCACGGCGTTTTGAGGAATTGTAACCTGTTCTCTCTGCATAGGTTACTGGTCGGTGTGGATCCGTCCTGGTGCGTCTGATTCCAGCCCCCCGTGGTACAGGAATTGTATCTGCCCCTGTTCCCAAGAAACTGCTGATGATGGCTGGTATTGATGACTGCTACACTTCAGCCAGGGGCTGTACTGCCACACTGGGCAACTTTGGTAAGTTTTAGGCTTTTCCACTGCAGCCTAGCTGCATGTGTGGTCATTTTTGCTGTTGACAGGAACATGACGTGCCCATTTTCCTAGTACTTTTTAAGCTGTGCTTTTAGTGTTCAAACAGGAGTCAAGACTTCTGGTACTTCTTACAATACAGGCTAGTCCTGCTATGGGTTATTCTGAAGTTACTGTGAAAATGCTAATTATAAGAAATTGTCTCTTTATATATCCATCAATTAAAAATCTCCTAAATCTGCGCGGTTACACTTGGTTGAAGTAGTGTAATTGTCGTAAATGGAGAGAAAGAAACTTGAGTTTTGTATGTATAGCAGAGGGACCCTGTTATGGTCTCCCTGTTTCATCTTAAATTCTACATTTTTGGAACTCTGTGTTGGTACAACAGAGCTAGTTTCTTTAACGGTAATCTGTAATGTTTGCCTTCTGTCGATAGCTAAAGCCACCTTTGATGCCATCTCCAAGACCTACAGCTATCTGACCCCTGATCTCTGGAAAGAGACTGTGTTCACCAAGTCTCCTTACCAGGTAAGAGCATAAAATGCCTACAGTTCACAGCTCAAATCTGGCCTCCCCTACTCTGTCAAATTCAAAAGTTGGCACCTTTTGACCCCAAAGACTTTGTAATTTCTTAATGGAGAGTAGAGCTACAGGAGCAGCTGACTGCAAGGTGGGGTGCCTAGCATGTGATTTTCCAGTGTGATGGCTGTGCTAGTAACTGCCTGTGTCCACACTCCTTTATTAGGCATACAGGAGCCCAGCTCTGTTACTAAGGTCTGAAAAGCAGACTGGCCCTATTAGAAATACTTGAGGCTAAATTTACCTCAAAAAATGTAAAACTACTTTTGCCTGCTCCTAGCCTTGTAATTGTCTCCTGCATTGTTTGGAGGGTGGCTTTGAGTTTGCTTTTGTTGCTTGCCTCTACATGGAGTTCTGTTTAGATGCTAATTTGGCTGACAAAAGCTAGTCTCTGTTCCTACACAGGTGAGCACCCAGTGTGATTATAAGCTGGCTTAgattttttccttaggaaagctAAATGGAATCAGGCTTGTACAGCCAAACCTGTTGGTTTCCTAGTGCTAACAGTATCTATTAGCCCTTTGAAATGGAGGCACAGAATCTTCTTCCTGATGACTGTCTTTCCATCTGAATTCCCTAGCTAGCAGGAGCCCAGTATGATGAGTTGTTATTCACCAGTTTTAAGACCAGATAGTATTCTGTGGTTATTTGGTATGTTTTGAGTAGTACTTGAAAATGACATTTCATGAacaaaggagaaaacaggaagaggaaagcttgAAGGATTAAGCAGAAATAGAAGCAATAGAAGCAGAATGCTTCTCCCACCTTGTTGAAAAGGGATCCACTGCCGAGAAAGCTGGCAGTGGTTTAaggaaaaaatgctgcatttctttattttatttttttgcaggagTTCACTGATCATCTGGCTAAGACCCACACC carries:
- the RPS2 gene encoding small ribosomal subunit protein uS5, with the protein product MADDAGAAGGAGAARGGFRGGFGTGLRGRGRGRGRGRGRGRGARGGKAEDKEWVPVTKLGRLVKDMKIKSLEEIYLFSLPIKESEIIDFFLGSSLKDEVLKIMPVQKQTRAGQRTRFKAFVAIGDYNGHVGLGVKCSKEVATAIRGAIILAKLSIVPVRRGYWGNKIGKPHTVPCKVTGRCGSVLVRLIPAPRGTGIVSAPVPKKLLMMAGIDDCYTSARGCTATLGNFAKATFDAISKTYSYLTPDLWKETVFTKSPYQEFTDHLAKTHTRVSVQRTQAAAVATT